In one window of Streptomyces kaniharaensis DNA:
- a CDS encoding LacI family DNA-binding transcriptional regulator: MADVAKLAGVSHQTVSRVLNGAPHVRPDTRDRVLAAIRELDYRPNSAARALVTRRSQTLGVVSFDSTLYGPASMLDGIERAARSAGYFVSVASLRSLDGRSVQEAVDRLRDQGVEGVVVIVPQTSTVSAVARLSSSVPLVAVGSGNQSRVPMVSVGNRFGAGEATGHLLDLGHRTVHHLAGPANWLESKDREEGWRLTLRAAGAPVPEVERGDWSARSGYRAGLRIAGLRDVTAVFCANDHMALGLLRALHEAGRSVPDDISVVGFDDIPEAAYFIPPLTTVRQDFGELGRKALELLLDELEGGAVSRTHLEISPEMVLRHSVGPAIRR; this comes from the coding sequence ATGGCGGACGTGGCGAAACTGGCGGGTGTGTCCCACCAGACTGTGTCCCGGGTGCTCAACGGCGCCCCGCACGTCCGGCCGGACACCCGAGACCGGGTGCTGGCGGCCATCCGGGAGCTGGACTACCGGCCCAACTCCGCCGCCCGCGCCCTGGTCACCCGCCGGTCGCAGACCCTCGGCGTGGTGAGCTTCGACTCGACCCTCTACGGGCCCGCCTCGATGCTGGACGGCATCGAGCGGGCCGCGCGCAGCGCCGGGTACTTCGTGAGCGTGGCCAGTCTGCGCTCCCTGGACGGCCGTTCGGTCCAGGAAGCCGTCGACCGGCTGCGCGACCAGGGGGTGGAGGGCGTCGTCGTGATCGTGCCGCAGACCTCCACCGTCAGCGCGGTGGCCCGGCTCTCCAGCTCTGTGCCGCTCGTCGCGGTCGGTTCGGGCAACCAGAGCCGGGTGCCCATGGTGTCGGTGGGCAATCGCTTCGGGGCCGGAGAGGCCACCGGGCACCTGCTTGACCTGGGCCACCGCACCGTGCACCACCTGGCGGGCCCGGCCAACTGGCTGGAGAGCAAGGACCGAGAGGAAGGGTGGCGCCTCACGCTGCGGGCGGCCGGAGCCCCCGTGCCGGAAGTGGAGCGCGGCGACTGGAGCGCCCGCTCGGGCTACCGGGCGGGTCTGCGGATCGCCGGACTGCGGGACGTCACCGCCGTCTTCTGTGCCAACGACCACATGGCCCTCGGCCTGCTGCGCGCCCTGCACGAGGCCGGCCGGTCGGTCCCGGACGACATCAGCGTGGTCGGCTTCGACGACATCCCGGAGGCTGCCTACTTCATCCCGCCGCTGACCACCGTGCGGCAGGACTTCGGCGAACTCGGCCGCAAGGCCCTTGAACTGCTCCTCGACGAGTTGGAGGGCGGCGCCGTTTCCCGCACCCATCTGGAGATCTCCCCGGAGATGGTGCTGCGGCACAGCGTGGGCCCCGCCATCCGGCGTTGA
- the chvE gene encoding multiple monosaccharide ABC transporter substrate-binding protein — translation MRKISAGLVAAGLALSLAACGQSGNGVGDGAAKGGLVGIAMPTKSSERWINDGTNMVKEFQAKGYKTDLQYGDNVVENQVSQIENMITKGAKLLVIAAIDGSSLTNVLQKAADAHVPVISYDRLIRGTANVDYYATFDNYKVGVLQGSYIADKLGLKDGKGPFNLELFAGSPDDNNAGFFFNGAMSVLKPYIDEKKLVVQSGQTDFNQVATLRWDGGVAQSRMDNLLSKAYTSAHVDAVLSPYDGISIGILSSLKGVGYGSAKSLPVVTGQDGELASVKSIIAGEQTQTVYKDTRQLAKVAVQMGDALLTGGKPEVNDTSQYNNGVKTVPAQLLQPVSVDKDNYQKVLVDSGQYTADQLK, via the coding sequence GTGCGGAAGATTTCTGCGGGCCTCGTCGCTGCAGGCCTGGCGCTCTCGTTGGCGGCCTGCGGGCAGAGCGGCAATGGGGTCGGCGACGGGGCGGCCAAGGGCGGGCTCGTCGGCATCGCGATGCCGACCAAGTCGTCGGAACGCTGGATCAACGACGGCACCAACATGGTCAAGGAGTTCCAGGCCAAGGGCTACAAGACCGACCTGCAGTACGGCGACAACGTGGTGGAGAACCAGGTCTCCCAGATCGAAAACATGATCACCAAGGGCGCCAAGCTGCTGGTGATCGCCGCCATCGACGGCTCCTCCCTCACCAACGTGCTGCAGAAGGCCGCCGACGCCCACGTCCCGGTGATCTCCTACGACCGGCTGATCCGCGGCACGGCGAACGTCGACTACTACGCGACCTTCGACAACTACAAGGTCGGCGTCCTCCAAGGCAGCTACATCGCGGACAAGCTCGGCCTCAAGGACGGCAAGGGCCCGTTCAACCTCGAGCTCTTCGCCGGCTCGCCGGACGACAACAACGCCGGCTTCTTCTTCAACGGCGCGATGAGCGTTCTCAAGCCGTACATCGACGAGAAGAAGTTGGTCGTGCAGAGCGGCCAGACCGACTTCAACCAGGTTGCCACGCTGCGCTGGGACGGCGGTGTCGCCCAGTCCCGGATGGACAACCTGCTGAGCAAGGCCTACACCTCGGCCCACGTCGACGCCGTACTGTCGCCGTACGACGGCATCTCGATCGGCATCCTCTCCTCACTCAAGGGCGTCGGCTACGGCAGCGCCAAGTCGCTGCCCGTCGTCACCGGCCAGGACGGCGAACTGGCCTCGGTGAAGTCGATCATCGCGGGCGAGCAGACCCAGACCGTCTACAAGGACACCCGCCAACTGGCCAAGGTGGCCGTCCAGATGGGCGACGCACTGCTCACCGGCGGCAAGCCCGAGGTCAACGACACCAGCCAGTACAACAACGGCGTGAAGACCGTCCCGGCGCAGCTGCTCCAGCCGGTCAGTGTCGACAAGGACAACTACCAGAAGGTCCTGGTCGACAGCGGCCAGTACACCGCGGACCAGCTCAAGTAG
- the mmsA gene encoding multiple monosaccharide ABC transporter ATP-binding protein, with amino-acid sequence MAGPVLEMRSISKSFPGVKALSEVNLSVAAGEVHAVCGENGAGKSTLMKVLSGVYPHGAYEGEILFEGEPCRFRDIRASEQRGIVIIHQELALVPYLSIAENVFLGNEHASRGIIRWHRTLTHAAELLRQVGLDESPHTRIADLGVGKQQLVEIAKALAKKVKLLILDEPTAALNDEDSRKLLDLILELKAQGISCIVISHKLNEIARVADAVTILRDGRTVETIAIGPGGISEERIIRGMVGRDLEHRYPERTPDIGEVAFEVEDWSVRHPLDQQRMVVDGASLNVRRGEIVGIAGLMGAGRTELAMSVFGRSYGRWAAGRVRLHGREIRTRTVPEAIGHGIAYVTEDRKQLGLNLIDDISRNISLSALGKVARYGRVDRHEEAKVAESFRRTMNIKAPTVFARTGTLSGGNQQKVVLSKWIFAEPEVLILDEPTRGIDIGAKAEIYTVIAELAAQGKAVLVISSELPELLGLCDRIYTMAEGRITGEVARADATQESLMRLMTMSAASSNEQV; translated from the coding sequence ATGGCCGGACCCGTTCTCGAAATGCGGTCGATCAGCAAGTCGTTCCCCGGCGTGAAGGCACTTTCCGAGGTCAACCTGAGCGTCGCCGCCGGTGAGGTGCACGCCGTCTGCGGCGAGAACGGCGCCGGCAAGTCCACCCTGATGAAGGTGCTCAGCGGCGTCTACCCGCACGGCGCCTACGAGGGCGAGATCCTCTTCGAGGGTGAGCCCTGCCGGTTCAGGGACATCCGGGCCAGCGAGCAGCGCGGCATCGTCATCATTCACCAGGAACTGGCGCTGGTGCCGTACCTGTCCATCGCCGAGAACGTCTTCCTCGGCAACGAGCACGCCTCCCGGGGCATCATCCGCTGGCACCGCACGCTCACCCACGCCGCCGAACTGCTGCGCCAGGTCGGCCTCGACGAGAGCCCGCACACCAGGATCGCCGACCTCGGCGTGGGCAAGCAGCAGCTGGTGGAGATCGCCAAGGCGCTGGCCAAGAAGGTCAAGCTGCTCATCCTGGACGAGCCGACCGCAGCGCTGAACGACGAGGACAGCCGCAAGTTGCTCGACCTGATCCTGGAACTCAAGGCGCAGGGCATCTCCTGCATCGTCATCTCGCACAAGCTGAACGAGATCGCCCGGGTCGCGGACGCCGTGACCATCCTGCGCGACGGGCGGACCGTCGAGACCATCGCGATCGGCCCCGGGGGCATCTCCGAGGAGCGGATCATCCGCGGCATGGTCGGCCGCGACCTGGAGCACCGCTACCCCGAGCGCACACCTGACATCGGCGAGGTCGCCTTCGAGGTCGAGGACTGGAGCGTGCGCCACCCGCTCGACCAGCAGCGCATGGTGGTGGACGGCGCCTCGCTGAACGTGCGGCGCGGTGAGATCGTCGGCATCGCCGGCCTGATGGGCGCCGGGCGCACCGAACTGGCGATGAGCGTCTTCGGCCGCTCGTACGGGCGGTGGGCCGCCGGGCGGGTGCGGCTGCACGGCCGGGAGATCCGCACCCGGACGGTGCCGGAGGCGATCGGGCACGGCATCGCGTACGTCACCGAGGACCGCAAGCAGCTCGGCCTCAACCTCATCGACGACATCAGCCGGAACATCTCGCTGAGCGCGCTCGGCAAGGTCGCCCGGTACGGCCGCGTCGACCGGCACGAGGAGGCCAAGGTCGCCGAGTCCTTCCGTCGGACCATGAACATCAAGGCCCCGACCGTGTTCGCCCGGACCGGCACGCTCAGCGGCGGCAACCAGCAGAAGGTCGTCCTCAGCAAGTGGATCTTCGCCGAGCCGGAGGTGCTGATCCTCGACGAGCCCACCCGCGGCATCGACATCGGCGCGAAGGCGGAGATCTACACCGTCATCGCCGAACTCGCCGCCCAGGGCAAGGCCGTACTCGTCATCTCGTCCGAACTTCCCGAACTCCTGGGTCTGTGCGACCGGATCTACACCATGGCCGAAGGCCGGATCACCGGCGAGGTCGCACGCGCCGACGCCACCCAGGAATCCCTCATGCGGCTCATGACCATGAGCGCCGCATCCAGCAACGAGCAGGTGTGA
- the mmsB gene encoding multiple monosaccharide ABC transporter permease, with translation MAQTEIIPDSSPKAPQAGPSPSIGSILARALQGNVRQYGMLVALALIVLLFQIWTDGILLQPLNITNLIQQNGYILILAIGMMIVIIAGHIDLSVGSLAAFVGAAAAVMMVKHHVPWPVAMLAALVIGALAGAWQGFWIAYLGIPSFIVTLAGMLLFRGGTQILLQGQSVAPFPKGFQSISSGFLPEVGPHTDYHNLTLLLGLAVLAVAILQEVRGRRQTASYGLELLPLGLFVAKLAVITAAVAVFTLLLASYHGVPIVLLILGALLVGFGYLMRNSIIGRHTYAIGGNEAAAKLSGVKSKRVVFLAFTTMGVLAALAGLVFAARLNAGTPQAGINFELEAIAAAFIGGASASGGVGTVLGAIIGGLVLGVLNNGMSLVGVGTDYQQVIKGLVLLAAVGFDVYNKRRAGS, from the coding sequence ATGGCCCAGACCGAGATCATCCCGGATTCGTCCCCGAAGGCACCGCAGGCCGGCCCCAGCCCCTCCATCGGCTCCATCCTGGCCCGCGCGCTGCAGGGCAACGTGCGCCAGTACGGCATGCTGGTCGCACTCGCGCTGATCGTGCTGCTGTTCCAGATCTGGACGGACGGCATCCTGCTCCAGCCGCTCAACATCACCAACCTGATCCAGCAGAACGGCTACATCCTCATCCTGGCGATCGGGATGATGATCGTCATCATCGCCGGGCACATCGACCTCTCGGTCGGCTCGCTGGCCGCCTTCGTCGGGGCCGCCGCCGCGGTGATGATGGTCAAGCACCACGTGCCGTGGCCCGTGGCGATGCTGGCCGCGCTGGTGATCGGCGCCCTCGCCGGCGCCTGGCAGGGCTTCTGGATCGCCTATCTGGGGATCCCCTCGTTCATCGTCACCCTGGCGGGCATGCTGCTGTTCCGTGGGGGCACCCAGATTCTCCTGCAGGGCCAGTCGGTGGCGCCGTTCCCCAAGGGCTTCCAGAGCATCAGCAGCGGCTTCCTCCCCGAGGTCGGCCCGCACACCGACTACCACAACCTCACCCTGCTGCTGGGCCTCGCCGTGCTGGCCGTCGCGATACTCCAGGAGGTGCGCGGCCGGCGGCAGACCGCCTCGTACGGGCTGGAGCTGCTCCCGCTCGGACTGTTCGTCGCCAAACTCGCCGTGATCACCGCGGCCGTGGCCGTCTTCACCCTGCTGCTGGCCAGCTACCACGGCGTGCCGATCGTGCTGCTGATCCTCGGCGCCCTGCTGGTCGGCTTCGGCTACCTGATGCGCAACTCGATCATCGGCCGGCACACCTACGCCATCGGCGGCAACGAGGCGGCGGCGAAGCTGTCCGGAGTGAAGAGCAAGCGGGTCGTCTTCCTCGCCTTCACCACCATGGGCGTCCTCGCGGCGCTCGCCGGACTGGTCTTCGCCGCTCGCCTCAACGCCGGCACCCCGCAGGCCGGCATCAACTTCGAACTGGAGGCCATCGCCGCCGCGTTCATCGGCGGCGCCTCCGCCAGCGGCGGCGTGGGAACCGTCCTCGGCGCCATCATCGGCGGCCTGGTGCTCGGCGTACTGAACAACGGCATGTCGCTGGTCGGCGTCGGCACCGACTACCAGCAGGTCATCAAGGGTCTGGTGCTGCTCGCGGCCGTCGGATTCGACGTCTACAACAAGCGCCGGGCCGGCTCCTGA
- a CDS encoding RICIN domain-containing protein, producing the protein MNETDPTTNGRGRRPRGRHRRRWTTLGLALGVPGVLGPYLLFVQADSNAASVDPDAYYTLVSVRSDKALDVPGADAADGAWARQMNRVAGAASQQWRLRLAGDGYYELENRSTHKVLGVRGGSSQPVAAVEQQTDRAAAAQQWRMQDVGGGAVKFVSRGSGMVLDVCGGGKEEGVPLIQYGDIGSTNQQWKLVKVSGTGGYTWHNAQIVGGGFVTGLVFNPARKDLLYARTDIGGAYRWDAAAGRWTSLTDWIGGADWNLLGVESLATDPVDPNRLYLASGTYTNDWAGNAAILRSTDQGRTFQRTDLPFKLGGNEDGRSMGERLVVDPSDHRTLYLGTRKNGLWRSTDYGATWSQVGSFPVKDGASSGVGLSFVTFGPSGSRTIYVGVADKSTSLYRSTDGGATWQAVPGQPTGQLPQHGVLSGDGSFYLTYTNAPGPNGVTAGSVWKYTPSTGDWKNVSPSSGNYGFAGLAVDPQHPATVMVTTLDRWWPSDELYRSSDGGATWKALGATSVRDDSAAPYVGTGIGHWMGALAIDPFDPGHVLYGTGSGMWGSTDVTAADSGRPTHWTVPARGIEETATLGLIKPPGLPLISALGDVSGFRHDDLTKVPAKALSGPLFTNTTGIDFAQGKPEFMVRVGLGGAQHGAWSTDGGAGWTPFAAAPVNDAGGGSTAVSADGGTVVWTPAGQAPFLSTTRGASWAAVSGLPKDATVVADRSAANTFYALSGGALYASTDGGRHFTTRATGLGDGQLKAVPGVAGDLWIAGGGNGLRHSTDGGATFRRLDGVEQAGAVGFGKAAPGAGYQAIYLSGRIKGVIGLFRSTDGGSTWVRINDDQHQFGGSVINVISGDPDVYGRVYLGGYGRGVVYGDPS; encoded by the coding sequence ATGAACGAGACGGACCCCACGACGAACGGTCGTGGCCGACGCCCCCGCGGGCGCCACCGTCGGCGCTGGACCACGCTGGGCCTGGCCCTGGGCGTGCCCGGCGTGCTCGGCCCGTACCTGCTCTTCGTGCAGGCCGACTCCAACGCGGCATCCGTGGATCCCGACGCGTACTACACCCTGGTGTCCGTCCGCAGTGACAAGGCCCTGGACGTGCCCGGTGCGGACGCCGCAGACGGCGCCTGGGCCCGGCAGATGAACCGCGTCGCCGGGGCCGCGAGCCAGCAGTGGCGGCTGCGACTGGCGGGGGACGGCTACTACGAGCTGGAGAACCGCAGCACCCACAAGGTCCTCGGAGTGCGCGGTGGTTCCTCTCAGCCCGTTGCCGCCGTCGAGCAGCAGACCGACCGCGCCGCCGCCGCCCAGCAGTGGCGGATGCAGGACGTCGGCGGCGGAGCGGTGAAGTTCGTCTCCCGCGGCAGCGGCATGGTGCTGGACGTCTGCGGCGGCGGCAAGGAGGAGGGCGTACCGCTCATCCAGTACGGCGACATTGGCAGCACCAATCAGCAGTGGAAGCTGGTCAAGGTGTCCGGCACGGGCGGGTACACCTGGCACAACGCACAGATCGTCGGCGGCGGTTTCGTCACCGGACTGGTCTTCAACCCCGCCCGCAAGGACCTGCTGTACGCCCGGACCGACATCGGCGGCGCGTACCGCTGGGACGCCGCCGCCGGACGGTGGACCTCGCTGACCGACTGGATCGGCGGCGCCGACTGGAACCTGCTCGGGGTCGAGAGCCTGGCGACCGACCCGGTCGACCCGAACCGGCTGTACCTCGCCAGCGGCACCTACACCAACGACTGGGCGGGCAACGCCGCGATCCTGCGCTCCACCGATCAGGGCCGGACGTTCCAGCGCACCGACCTGCCGTTCAAGCTGGGCGGCAACGAGGACGGCCGGTCCATGGGCGAGCGGCTGGTGGTGGACCCCTCCGACCACCGCACGCTCTACCTGGGCACCCGCAAGAACGGCCTCTGGCGCAGCACCGACTACGGCGCGACCTGGAGCCAGGTCGGCAGCTTCCCCGTCAAGGACGGTGCGAGCAGCGGCGTCGGCCTGTCCTTCGTGACCTTCGGCCCGTCCGGCAGCAGGACGATCTACGTCGGGGTCGCCGACAAGTCGACCTCGCTGTACCGTTCCACCGACGGCGGCGCCACCTGGCAGGCCGTCCCCGGCCAGCCGACCGGCCAGCTGCCGCAGCACGGCGTGCTGTCCGGCGACGGCTCGTTCTACCTGACGTACACCAACGCGCCCGGCCCGAACGGGGTGACGGCCGGCTCGGTGTGGAAGTACACGCCGTCCACCGGGGACTGGAAGAACGTCTCGCCATCCAGTGGCAATTACGGCTTCGCCGGTCTCGCGGTCGACCCGCAGCACCCGGCCACGGTGATGGTCACCACGCTGGACCGCTGGTGGCCCTCCGACGAGCTCTACCGCTCGTCCGACGGTGGCGCCACCTGGAAGGCACTCGGCGCGACCTCGGTGCGAGACGACTCCGCAGCACCGTACGTGGGGACCGGCATCGGGCACTGGATGGGCGCGCTGGCCATCGATCCCTTCGACCCCGGACACGTGCTGTACGGCACCGGCTCCGGCATGTGGGGCAGCACCGACGTGACGGCGGCGGACAGCGGGCGTCCGACGCACTGGACCGTCCCCGCAAGAGGCATAGAGGAGACCGCGACGCTCGGACTGATCAAGCCCCCCGGTCTCCCACTGATCAGCGCGCTCGGCGACGTCAGCGGATTCCGGCACGACGACCTGACCAAGGTCCCCGCCAAGGCGCTGAGCGGACCGCTGTTCACCAACACCACCGGCATCGACTTCGCCCAGGGCAAGCCGGAGTTCATGGTTCGGGTCGGCCTCGGCGGCGCGCAGCACGGCGCCTGGTCGACCGACGGCGGAGCCGGCTGGACTCCTTTCGCGGCGGCTCCGGTGAACGACGCGGGCGGCGGTTCCACGGCCGTCTCGGCGGACGGCGGCACCGTGGTGTGGACCCCGGCGGGCCAGGCGCCGTTCCTCTCCACCACCCGGGGCGCCTCCTGGGCGGCGGTCTCCGGTCTGCCCAAGGACGCGACCGTGGTGGCCGACCGTTCGGCGGCGAACACCTTCTACGCCCTCAGCGGCGGCGCCCTGTACGCCTCCACCGACGGCGGGCGGCACTTCACCACCCGGGCCACCGGGCTGGGCGACGGGCAGCTCAAGGCCGTCCCGGGCGTCGCCGGTGACCTGTGGATCGCCGGCGGGGGCAACGGGCTGCGGCACTCCACCGACGGCGGGGCGACCTTCCGCAGGCTCGACGGTGTTGAGCAGGCGGGCGCCGTCGGTTTCGGCAAGGCGGCGCCCGGAGCCGGCTACCAGGCCATCTACCTGAGCGGAAGAATCAAGGGCGTCATCGGCCTGTTCCGCTCCACCGACGGCGGCTCGACCTGGGTCCGGATCAACGACGACCAGCACCAGTTCGGCGGGAGCGTCATCAACGTCATCTCCGGCGATCCCGATGTCTACGGCCGGGTGTACCTCGGCGGCTACGGCCGCGGCGTGGTCTACGGCGACCCGTCCTGA
- a CDS encoding expansin EXLX1 family cellulose-binding protein, translated as MGIPLALVAVGVLVCLAFALLPRGGGGTGAAEPAAVASAAATEPSAPPGTGVPADPTPSAAPPSVTSPSPAATGTPSPSASRTPQPSTPVATSTRATPSPSAATGGAGAAPATASLAGRIKPGTSYQGVATSYDAADGNGACSFGPSGDLMIAAMNHTDYESSRACGAAVLVRAANGASITVRIVNECPLPCAPGQLDLSHEAFAKLADLSVGRLPVTWTVLSPGAAPDTMSIRYKTGSSQWWCGIQVIGHRNPVAALEVRTAGGWRQLSRTDYNYFLSPDGSGCGGPIRVTDVYGEQLTVDGIAVKPDVAQPTRVQFARH; from the coding sequence ATGGGCATTCCGTTGGCGCTGGTGGCGGTCGGTGTACTGGTGTGCCTGGCCTTCGCGCTCCTGCCACGGGGCGGGGGCGGCACGGGTGCCGCGGAGCCGGCTGCCGTTGCCTCCGCCGCGGCCACCGAGCCGAGCGCGCCTCCCGGCACCGGCGTCCCGGCCGATCCCACGCCCTCGGCGGCACCGCCGTCGGTCACCAGCCCCTCGCCCGCCGCCACCGGCACCCCGTCGCCGTCGGCCAGTCGCACGCCGCAGCCGTCGACCCCCGTCGCCACCTCCACCAGGGCCACCCCGTCACCGTCGGCCGCCACCGGCGGTGCCGGCGCCGCGCCCGCCACGGCGTCCCTGGCCGGGCGGATCAAGCCCGGGACGAGCTACCAGGGCGTCGCGACCTCCTACGACGCCGCCGACGGCAACGGCGCCTGCTCGTTCGGCCCGTCCGGCGACCTCATGATCGCGGCGATGAACCACACCGACTACGAGTCGTCCAGGGCGTGCGGGGCCGCCGTACTCGTCCGCGCCGCCAACGGGGCGAGCATCACGGTGCGGATCGTCAACGAGTGCCCCTTGCCCTGCGCGCCCGGGCAGCTCGACCTCAGCCACGAGGCCTTCGCCAAACTGGCTGATCTCTCGGTGGGCCGCCTCCCGGTCACCTGGACGGTGCTGAGCCCCGGCGCGGCGCCGGACACGATGTCGATCCGCTACAAGACCGGGTCCAGCCAGTGGTGGTGCGGGATCCAGGTGATCGGCCACCGGAACCCGGTGGCGGCGCTGGAGGTCCGGACCGCCGGCGGCTGGCGGCAGCTGTCCCGCACCGACTACAACTACTTCCTCTCCCCCGACGGAAGCGGGTGCGGCGGACCGATCAGGGTCACCGACGTCTACGGGGAGCAACTGACCGTCGACGGGATCGCGGTGAAGCCGGACGTCGCCCAGCCGACCCGAGTCCAGTTCGCCCGGCATTGA
- a CDS encoding SigE family RNA polymerase sigma factor has protein sequence MLLDDASAEFHDFFERHYSELARLAHLLTGETDAADDLAADALIALWQRWDRLRAADHPLAYARGVVANIARARIRSAVRERRRVLLFWSRNPEKTEGPDVATVLDVRAALARLPFRKRACVVLRFAFDLSEKDTAVALGISVGTVKSQTSKGMAELERVLGARAVGELATGRRNR, from the coding sequence ATGCTCCTCGATGACGCGTCCGCGGAGTTCCACGACTTCTTCGAACGCCACTACTCCGAACTCGCCCGCCTCGCCCACCTCCTGACCGGCGAGACGGATGCGGCCGACGACCTCGCCGCAGACGCCCTGATCGCCCTGTGGCAACGCTGGGACCGGCTCCGCGCCGCCGACCACCCACTCGCCTACGCGCGCGGGGTGGTCGCCAACATAGCCCGGGCCCGGATCCGCAGCGCAGTCCGCGAGCGACGCCGGGTCCTGCTGTTCTGGTCCCGCAACCCGGAGAAGACGGAAGGCCCCGACGTGGCAACCGTGCTGGACGTCCGCGCGGCGCTCGCCCGGCTGCCGTTCCGCAAGCGGGCGTGCGTGGTACTGCGCTTCGCCTTCGACCTGTCGGAGAAGGACACCGCCGTGGCACTGGGCATATCGGTCGGTACGGTGAAGAGCCAGACCTCGAAGGGGATGGCCGAGCTGGAACGCGTACTCGGCGCACGAGCGGTCGGCGAACTGGCGACAGGAAGGAGGAACCGGTGA
- a CDS encoding FAD-dependent monooxygenase has product MLEVLIAGAGPVGLWLAAELRLHGVGVTVVERRAAPDGRSRAVGMQAGTLDTFATRGLAERFIERGTLVPTGHFGAATTRLDFSTVGAVHPFMLALGQSVTEQLLEEHAVAVGARVLRGEEVVSLTQGPDAVEAVIRASGTHRTVQARWVVGCDGTRSAVRQAAGIDFPGQNTTLTGWLADVELDDPPTAPLAATGPAGSFLAAPIGDGVHRLAGLSTATMHHGTGEPLTLEEVREQTRMLLGRDLGIRNPRWLSRYGNATRQAARYRAGRVLVAGDAAHMFFPAGGQGMNLGIQDATNLGWKLAATLQGRAPDGLLDSYDRERRPAARAVIDNTRAQLALFAAASPEQIALREVWSAALAEPGTNRQWARRIAGFDDPLPADTVPGAHPLNGTRLAGLALAAADAPTAHPLMHHGRPLLLDLDGTRTPCSADGLEQRTAAVNTETADPIWRDVTAVLIRPDARITWASTDTDPQRRAADCLTALRTLCR; this is encoded by the coding sequence ATGCTCGAGGTGCTCATCGCCGGGGCCGGCCCGGTGGGGCTCTGGCTCGCCGCGGAGTTGCGTCTGCACGGGGTTGGGGTGACTGTCGTGGAACGCCGGGCGGCACCGGACGGACGGTCGCGCGCGGTCGGCATGCAGGCCGGCACGCTGGACACCTTCGCCACCCGAGGACTCGCGGAGCGGTTCATCGAACGCGGCACCCTGGTGCCGACCGGCCACTTCGGCGCGGCGACCACCCGGCTGGACTTCTCCACGGTCGGGGCGGTGCACCCGTTCATGCTGGCGCTCGGTCAGTCCGTCACCGAACAGCTCCTGGAGGAGCACGCGGTTGCCGTGGGCGCCCGCGTGCTGCGCGGAGAGGAGGTCGTCTCTCTCACCCAGGGCCCGGACGCCGTCGAGGCGGTGATCCGGGCCAGTGGCACCCACCGGACCGTGCAGGCCCGCTGGGTGGTGGGGTGCGACGGCACCCGCAGCGCGGTGCGCCAGGCGGCCGGCATCGACTTCCCCGGTCAGAACACCACGCTGACCGGGTGGCTCGCCGACGTCGAACTCGACGATCCGCCCACCGCGCCGCTCGCCGCCACCGGGCCGGCCGGCTCGTTCCTGGCAGCCCCGATCGGCGACGGCGTCCACCGGCTGGCGGGCCTGTCCACGGCCACCATGCACCACGGCACCGGCGAACCGCTGACCCTGGAGGAGGTGCGCGAGCAGACCCGCATGCTACTGGGACGGGACCTCGGCATCCGCAACCCCCGGTGGCTGTCGCGTTACGGCAACGCCACCCGCCAGGCCGCGCGTTACCGGGCCGGACGGGTGCTGGTAGCCGGGGACGCGGCGCACATGTTCTTCCCGGCCGGTGGGCAGGGCATGAACCTCGGCATCCAGGACGCCACCAACCTGGGCTGGAAGCTGGCCGCCACCCTCCAGGGCCGGGCACCCGACGGACTACTCGACAGCTACGACAGGGAGCGCCGGCCGGCCGCCCGCGCCGTCATCGACAACACCCGCGCTCAACTCGCCCTGTTCGCCGCGGCGAGCCCGGAGCAGATCGCGCTGCGCGAGGTCTGGTCCGCCGCGCTCGCCGAACCCGGGACCAACCGCCAGTGGGCCCGCCGGATCGCCGGCTTCGACGACCCGCTCCCCGCCGACACCGTGCCCGGCGCACACCCGCTGAACGGCACGCGACTGGCCGGCCTCGCCCTGGCGGCGGCCGACGCACCCACCGCCCACCCGCTGATGCACCACGGCCGGCCGCTGCTGCTGGACCTCGACGGGACACGGACGCCGTGTTCCGCAGACGGCCTGGAACAGCGGACAGCCGCCGTCAACACCGAAACGGCGGATCCGATCTGGCGGGACGTCACCGCCGTTCTGATCCGACCGGACGCCCGGATTACGTGGGCCAGCACCGACACCGACCCGCAGCGCCGGGCCGCGGACTGCCTCACCGCCCTGCGCACCCTGTGCCGCTGA